A DNA window from Hordeum vulgare subsp. vulgare chromosome 1H, MorexV3_pseudomolecules_assembly, whole genome shotgun sequence contains the following coding sequences:
- the LOC123407863 gene encoding cytochrome c biogenesis CcmF C-terminal-like mitochondrial protein, translated as MVQLQNFFFFITSMVVPRGTAAPVLLKWFVSRDVPTGASSSNGTIIPIPIPLFPFLVYLHLRKFIRSMDRAKSGVLVKASRPILLPDKMERSSSARNALFCFVPVLHFLIIESMGDLSYLESFCGLLCLQFFRTLFSLPRDRSAKRERALRSKGQTLRPKGNEQQNDKMRCPGHPHIERRVEGFGPVAFPAPPPSSSGACLGGVPPESGLEALALPTSRLLMAVGHDYYKKVKMNLSISHGGVCIFMLGVLLSCDPMAYVRPVAHASYSICSGRAA; from the coding sequence ATGGTCCAACTACagaacttcttctttttcatTACTTCCATGGTCGTGCCCCGTGGCACGGCAGCACCCGTACTATTGAAATGGTTCGTCAGTAGAGATGTTCCCACTGGTGCCTCTTCTTCCAATGGTACTATAATTCCTATTCCTATCCCTTTATTCCCTTTTTTGGTCTATCTACATTTAAGGAAATTCATACGCTCCATGGACAGAGCTAAAAGTGGAGTGTTGGTCAAAGCAAGCCGCCCTATTCTATTACCAGACAAAATGGAGAGAAGCTCATCCGCTAGAAATGCTTTATTTTGTTTCGTTCCCGTTCTTCATTTCCTTATTATCGAATCCATGGGGGACTTGTCATATTTAGAATCTTTCTGCGGTCTGCTCTGTTTACAATTCTTTCGTACTCTCTTCTCTTTACCACGCGATAGGTCAGCGAAGCGTGAGCGGGCGCTCCGAAGTAAAGGCCAAACACTTCGGCCTAAGGGGAAtgagcaacaaaatgacaagatGAGGTGCCCCGGGCACCCCCATATAGAAAGAAGGGTCGAAGGTTTTGGGCCTGTAGCtttccccgccccccccccctcgtcgaGTGGTGCTTGTTTGGGGGGTGTGCCACCAGAAAGCGGGCTTGAAGCTCTCGCCTTACCAACGAGCCGACTGCTGATGGCTGTTGGTCACGACTACTACAAAAAAGTGAAGATGAATCTTTCTATTTCACATGGAGGAGTGTGCATCTTTATGTTGGGTGTTCTTCTGTCGTGCGACCCGATGGCTTATGTGCGACCTGTGGCCCACGCCTCCTATTCTATTTGTTCAGGGCGGGCGGCGTGA
- the LOC123426665 gene encoding bidirectional sugar transporter SWEET6a-like — MCRPTFWRIIKNKDVEEFKSDPYLATLLNCMLWVFYGILCVIFGSAMYASPLTIMGKVIKTKSVEYMPFFLSLVSFLNGVCWTSYALIKFDLYVTIPNGLGALFGLVLYACYYKSTPKKEKNVKLKCD; from the exons ATGTGCAGGCCGACGTTCTGGCGGATCATCAAGAACAAGGACGTGGAGGAGTTCAAGTCGGACCCGTACCTAGCGACGCTGCTCAACTGCATGCTCTGGGTGTTCTACGGCATCCTCTGCGTCATATTCGGCTCGGCAATGTACGCCTCCCCGCTCACCATCATG GGTAAAGTGATCAAGACCAAGAGCGTCGAGTACATGCCCTTCTTCCTGTCGCTGGTGAGCTTCCTCAACGGCGTCTGCTGGACGTCCTACGCTCTCATCAAATTCGACCTCTACGTCACG ATCCCCAATGGCCTCGGTGCGCTGTTCGGCCTCGTCCTGTACGCCTGCTACTACAAGTCGACccccaagaaggagaagaacgtcAAGCTAAAATGTGATTGA